ATCGACCAGTAACGTTCGGCCCGAAGAATCGCCGCCGGAGAACCCGCCGGGAGGGGCCGAGCCGATGCCACGTGCACCGCGCAGCGTCAAACAGCAGATGGACGCCTTCAGCGCTGAGCTTCGCGAACGTGGTTTCACGTGGGCCGAGGTCGCCGCTGAGTTCAAGCGACGCTGGCGCCTGAACTCCCGCCAGGGCTTCCGTGAGGCGCATCGCCTGACACAAGCCAAGGTCTGCCATCTATGGAACGAGTACTGGCCGAACGAGCCGCTGACGACCCGAAAACTCGGGTCGTGGGAAGCGTGGCCCGGCCCCACCGGCAACGAGCCGCCGATCGCCGGGCTCAACCGGCTGGCACGCATATACCAGTGCCGCACCGCCGACCTGGTCGACGGTGAAGATCACCGCGATGCCGACGAGCACAACACACCGGCCGTCCGGTCCCGGGGGCGGGCACTGGTGGCGGCCGGGGCGGCGGGCAGCCTCGGCCCCGAGGACATCCGGGGGGTGCTGGCGGCCCTGCCCACCCTGCCCGCGGGACCCGTGCCGTTCGGGAGCCCCCGCGACGAGGAGTACGACGCGCTGGTGCAGGCGCTCGCCCAGTGGGCGGCGACCATGAAACGACGCGACGTCCTGGCCCTGATCAGGGCCGCCGCCGCCGCGGCGGCGGCCTCTCCGCTGCTGGCCCGGCTCAACGACGACGAGCTCGACCGGCTCGCCCTGATCGCCGCCGAACCGTCCCGGGTGGACGAGGCCACCGTCGACCACATCGACGCCGTGCTGCACCACTGCATGCGCCAGGAGGACACCCTCGGCCCCCAGTCGGTGCTGGGGACCGTGCTCGCCCAGCAGCACCTGGTGCGGTCGCTGATCCCGGCCGCGTCCACCGACGAGGTGCGCGACCGGCTGCTGTCGCTGCTGGCCAACATCTGCCGGTTCACCGCCTGGGTGCTGTTCAACCTCAACGACTTCAACGGGGCGAACCACTACTACGAGCAGGCCAAGTTAGCCGCGCACCAGGCCGACGACGACGCGATGAACAGCTTCGTCCTGGCCAACTGGTCACAGCTGGCGACCTGGCGGGGCGACCCCAGGCAGGGCGTCGAGTACGCGCTGGGCGCGCTGGCCTGGGGGCAGCGCGCCAACAGCAAGCTGCTGGTGTCGTACGCGTGTGACGTGGGGGCCCGCGCCTACTCGGCGGTGTTGCGCCGCTCGGCCAGGAGCGACCGTCACAAGGACCATGCCCGGTGCATGACCAGCCTCGACCAGGCCCGCCACGAGCTGGGGCACGCGGGCGAGGGCGACGTGGGTGCCAAACTGCTCTACTTCTACGGCGACGGGCAGTACCTGTCGACCAGGACCAAGTGCCTGCTGGACATGGACGACGCCCAGACCGCGGTCGAGATGGCCGGCCGGTCCCTGGCCCGGATCGATCCGGCGTTCGTCCGCAACATGGCGTTCAGCCGCCTGGATCTGGCGCGTGGGCACCTGCGGCTGCGCTCCATCGACGAGGCGTGCGAGCAGATCGGCGAGGCCGCCCGCCTCACCTGCAAGAACACCTCACCTCGGCTGGCCCGCTCGGTGGTGGAGGTCCGCGAGACGCTGAATCCGTGGGCGAGGACCCGCCAGGTCGCCGCCCTGGACGAGAAGCTGCATACCTTCCAGCTCATCGCCTGACGGCTTCCGGCCCGTCGCGACCGATCAGCGCGCCCCGGGCATCTCCTCCAGCACCAGGATCTCGAAGACGGGGGCGGGGATCGGCGGGTCCATCAGCTTGTGGGACACCTTCCGCCATCCCCACCTCCGGTAGACCTCCCTGGTCCGTACGGCCTTGGGCTGCACCGAGAGCGTGGCCCGCTCGGCCCCGGATCCGGAGAGCAGCTCGTCGTGGATCCGGTGCCCGGCTCCGGCGCCTCGCCGGTCGAACAGCACTCCGTAGTCGATGACGGCGAACGTCCTGGTCCCGGTCTCGGCCGCGAACTCCTCGCCGACCGGTTCCGCCAGCGCGCTCCACCAGCGGCTGTCGGCCGGCAGCAGGTATCCGTACCCGAACCCGACGAACTCCGGCCCGGATCGCGCGGTGGTCAGCCGGAACCCCGGCCGGTCGACCAGCTTTGGGTAGTAGGAGCGCTGGTTGGCGAACTCCGCGGCGGTCCCGTTGAACGGAGGCAGCGAGAACACCGCCTCGTAGAGAGCACAGATCGTCCCGGTCAGCGCGAGCGCCTCCCGGCGGCCGTGTGTCTCTATGGTGATCTTGTCGGTGGGGGTCGTGTCGGTCATACCGGTCTCCTCGCCTTCGTCTCGCCGTCCTCCCCCGAGAGCTTTTTACCCGTGGAAGGACGGGGTAGCCGCTCCGGCTCAGGTGGAGGGGGAGGGGGCGAGAGGGCGGGAGCCGGTCAGCTCTTCGCGAGGTCGGCCAGCGGTACGGAGAGGTCGGCGAGCCGGTCGGGGGCGACGGTCGCGCCGCCGCGGATCAGCTCCTGCGTCGCGGAGATGCCCTCGTCCCACCGGTTGACGTGCATACCCGCCACGACACGCCCGCCGGCGAGCCAGAAGGCATGGAAGGCCCCCGATTCCAGGTCCCCCCGGATGACCACGGAGTCGTACTCGCCGGGCGCGAACCAGCCGGAGAACTCCATGCCGACGTCGTACTGGTCGGTAAAGAAGTATGGCGGCCTGTCGTAGACCACCTTCCGGCCGAGCATGGCCTTGGCCGCGGCCGCTCCCCCGTTGAGGGCGTTGGCCCAGTGCTCGACGCGGACGCGGGTGCCGTACAGGGGGTTGAACGCGTTGGCCACGTCACCGGCGGCGTAGACGTCGGGGTCGTCGGTGCGGAGGGACTCGTCGACGAGGATCCCGTTGTCCACGGCCAGGCCCGCCCGCTCGGCGAGCTCGGTGTTGGGGCTGACGCCGATGCCGACGATCACGAGGTCGGCCGGGATCTCCTCCCCGTCGTGGGTGGCGACCGCGCGGACGTGCCCGGGGCCGAGGAGCCCGGTCACCTCGCGGCCGAGCCGTACATCGACGCCGTGGCGCCGGTGCACGTCGGCGAAGAAGGCGCCCAGCTCGGGGCCGAGCGCGGCGTGCAGCGGCACCGCCCGCGGCTCGACAACGGTCACCTCACAGCCGTACTCCCTGGCGGCCGCGGCGGTCTCCAGCCCGATCCAGCCCGCGCCGACGACGACCACCCTCCTGCCGCCGCCGCGGACGGCCTCGCGCAGCCGCTCCGAGTCGCCGAGATCGCGGAGGTGGTACACGCCGTCCAGGTCGGCGCCGGGTACGTCGAGGCGACGTGGGGAGGCGCCGGGGACGAGCAGCAGCTTGTCGTACCGGACGCGCCGCCCGTCGTCGAGCTCCACGTGGTGCGCGGCCCGGTCGAGGTCCGTCGCCCGGCGCCCGAGCAGCGGCTCCACGGCGTTGCCGGCGTACCAGCCCTCGTCGTGGACGTAGAGTTTGGCCTTTTCCTCCTTGCCGAGCAGGTAGCCCTTCGAGAGCGGGGGCCGCTCGTAGGGAAGCTCGGTCTCGGCGCCGATCAGTGTGATCCCGCCTTCGAAGCCCTCGTCGCGCAGGGACTCCGCCGCCTTGGCACCCGCCAGGCCCGCTCCGACGATGACGAACGTCTGCTCGGTAGTCATGAGTCCCTTCCTACTCCGATTCCCGTACCGGTTCCAACGATCGCGAGAAGCCGCGGGCCGCGGCCTCTTCGGACGGGGGGACGGGCCGTGCGAGGAGACGGTTTGGACGACTTTCCCCGCACCGCACCCGCACCGCACCCGCACCGAACCGGTCCGGTTCGACATGGTCCGGTTCGGCGTGATCCGTTCCGGTGCGGGATGCGGTCCGGTGCGATGCGGAACGCCGCCGGAACGGATGGCGACAGGGCGAGAGGCGCGGGCGGGACGCGATTCCGGAACACATCGCGGTTAACCCGAGAAACAAACCCTTCTCCCCCTCTTAACACATATAAGGAAATCACCATGAAATCGCCCCGAACATCGGCCTCGTGGACCGGAGAAGACATTCAACACCCTCGGGTGACAGGACGAGGAAATTTTCGTTTACCCTGCCGGAAACGGAATTACAGCCCTCTCCCAAAGGGGGGCGTATATATTTTTCACGCCATCAAGATCGTGCCGCCGACGAGGCTATCAACGAACTCGCCAACGGCGCGCTTTTTTTGATAAGGAGCATGCCGTATGCCATTGAAGCGACGATTTGCCCGAGTCACGGTCAGCTGCGCCTTCGCGGTGGCCGCCGTCCTGAGTCTCGGAGCGTTCTCTCCCGTGCCGCCGAGCATTCCGGACAACCCGCCCGCACCCCAGCCGTGGGAACCCGCTCTCCAGTCGTGGGAGCCCGCGCCCCAGCCCGGGGAGGTGGCACCGCCGCCCAAGCCCACCGTGCGCGCCCTGACGGCCGCCGAGATCCAGGAAAAGGGGCTCGATCAATACATCGACATGTCCCGCCAGCAGGAAACGGTTCCCAGCGTCGTCGACACGTCCCAGGGGAAATTCGCCAGCGACCTCCTCTCTCCCACGAAGCGGCCGGGAAACGTCAGTTCCGCCGATTCCGCGACGGGCTGCTGGTATCTCACGACGACATACGGAGCCCCCGCTCTTCAGGGAAGCGCCTACCACACCTGGTGCGGCGACGGCGTCCTGGTCACATACACCTCCGCCACCTGCACCGGGAGCACGAGCCTTTCCACCTACATCTACGAGGGCTGCCAGAACGTCCAGGCCTACGGAGTCGGCTGGAACGTCTGGGACGTCACCGACAGATGGCGTTTCTGCACGGCCTACGACCGTCTCACGGGCGTGTGCTCCGCCCGGATATACCCGTGGCAGAAGAACCGCTACGGCGCCAACGGCCAGGTCTGGCTGCTCGGCTGGGGCAACTAGAGGGCGTGTCCCGGGTTCGGATCCTCGGGCGCCCCAAAGGCTCCGGACCCGCAAGGCGGCGCCTCGCGGGTGAGGCCCGGCCAGGCGGCTCTCCGGAAACCCGTCGAACCCGTCGAACCCGTCGAAGCGAGGGGCAGGCCCCCGCTCCTTGATCCGGTCGATGCGGCCTGCCCGGAGGCGAGAGGGAGGGACAGCGCCCGGCGGACAGGGAGACCTCGCCGATCGGCCTGACCATGAACGGCCCGGCTCGTCCACCTTCAGCCGAGCCCCGCTTCGGTACCCCAGCCGTCGGGGTTCGGCTGACACGTCGCCCGCACCGCCGCGTCCAGGCCGGACCGCGGCCCACGGGGGACCGCACGCTCGGCACCACCTCGGGCCGCCCGCTCACCCGCGAACCGGACATCTCACGAGCTCGACCGACGGCCCGCGCGCTAATTTCATCACTTGTTGACTTCCTGGCCTCTCCGACTTAACGTTGCATCAACGCATTGGTTGCAGTGATGCAAGGAGTTGTCCGATGGACCCCGTGAACGGCGCGGAGCGCGATCGGATGGCCGATGACATCGGCGACCTCCGCCGGGCGCTCATCCCCGGCCTGCTGCTCCATCTGCTGAGCGGGTTCGAGGGCGACGAGCCCTCCATGATCCAGATCGCCACGCTCTACACCCTCGACACCCCGGCCGCCCCGACGCTCCGCGAACTCGCCGGGAGTGTCGGCCGGTCCGTCTCGGCCACCAGCCGCCTGGTCGACCAGCTCGTACGGCGAGGGCTGGCCGACCGCCGGGAGGATCCCGGCGACCGGCGGGTGCGGCGGATCGCCCTCACCCCGGCCGGAACGGACTTCCTCCGCACGTTCGAGCGCGTCCGGGCCGACGCCCAACTCGAAGTCATGGCCCATCTGACCGCCGAGGAACGCGAGCTCGTGATCCGGGCCATGGCGCTTCTCGGCGAAGCCTCAAGGAGACGCCCCCATGTCCAAGCCGCTCATCCTGAAATTCGATGACATCGGGGCGGAGATGCTGCCCCTGGTCGGCGGCAAGGCCGCCAATCTCGGCGTGCTCACCAGCGCCGGGCTCCCCGTTCCCCCCGGTCTGTGCGTCACCACCGAGGCCTACCGCAGGGTCACCGAGCGAGCCGGGCTGCAGGACGTGCTCGCGGCACTCGCCACGACGGCCGCCGGGGACGTCCCCGCCCTGAACGCGCTGGCCGCGAAGGCTCGCGAGCTCGTGCTCGCCGCACCGGTCCCCGACGACATCGCGGGTGTCGTACGGAACAGCTCGACCGGTCCCGTCGCGGTCCGCTCCTCCGCGACCGCCGAGGACCTGCCGCACGCCAGCTTCGCCGGGCAGCAGGACACCTACCTCAACGTGATCGGCGCCGACGCCGTGCTTGACGCGGTCCGGCGGTGCTGGGCCTCGCTGTGGACCGACCGGGCCGTCGCCTACCGGGCCGCGAACGGCATCGACCACGGCGCGGTGCGCCTGGCGGTGGTCATCCAGGAGATGGTCCAGTCAGAGGTGGCCGGGGTGATGTTCACCGCCAACCCGGTCACCGGGCGGCGGCGCGAGGCGGTGATCGACGCCAGCCTGGGGCTCGGCGAGGCCGTGGTCTCCGGCGCGGTCAACCCCGACCACTTCGTGGTCGACACCGCCACCGGCGAGATCACCGAGCGTCGCCTCGGTGACAAGCGGCTGGCCGTACGGTCACTGGCGGGCGGCGGCGTCGAGTACGTCGAGGCGCCCGCGAGTTTCACGGGCGCCGCGGAGAAGGCCTGTGTCACCGACGCGCTGCTGCGGGCGCTGGCCGAGCTCGGCGACCGGGTCGAGCGGCACTACGGGACGCCCCAGGACACCGAGTGGGCGATCGACTCCGACGGCGTCCTCTGGCTGACCCAGTCGCGTCCCATCACCACGCTCTATCCAATCCCCCGCCACGCGGAGCCGTCCGCGGAGCCGCTGCCCGGGGCGGGCGGCACGCGCGCGGGGGAGACCGGCGCCCTGGACGCGCGGTCCGGAGGCTTCGAGCCCGATGGCACGCGGATCTACTTCTGCTTCAGCCTGGCCCAGGGCCTCTACCGGCCGATCACGCCCATGGGCATGTCGGCCTTCAGGCTGCTGTCGTCGTCGGCGTTCGAGATTCTGGGGATCCCGGTGGCCGACCCGGTGGCCGGGGCCCCCGTCATCGCGGAGTCGGGCGGGCGGCTGTTCTTCGACGTCACCGGTTTCATGCGCGGCAGGGTGGGCCGCGTGGCCTTCCCGAAGGTGCTCGACGTGATGGAGGCCAGGTCGGCGAAGGTGCTGCGCGGCCTGCTCGACGATCCCCGGTTCGGCGTCACCCAGCCCTCGCTCCGTCCGCCCCTGCGCCGGGCGGTCAGGCTCGCGTCCCGCTTCCGCGTCCCGCAGCGTGCCGTACGGGCCCTGCTCAACCCCGCGGCGGCGCACCGGGACGTGGAGCTGCTGAACGCGCGCCTCGGGAGGGGGCTGGCCGCGCCCGAGGGTTCCACCCCGAGCCGGCGGCTCGACCACGTCGAGCGGGTGCTGAGCCGCCAGATCTTCCCGCTGCTGCCGACCATCGCTCCGGCGGCGGTGGCCGGTTTCGCGATGCTCGGCCTGGCCGCCAAGGTGCTGGGTGACCGGGTCAGGCCGGGCGAGCTGCAGACGGTCCTGCGCGGGCTGCCGCACAACGTGACCACCGAGATGGACCTGGCGCTGTGGCGGCTGGCCACCCGCATCCGCGAGGACCGCGAGGCCACCTCCCTGCTGCTGGGCACCCCCGCGGCCGAGCTGGCCGAGCGCTTCCGCGCCGGATCGCTCCCCGGCGTCGCGGGGAAGGGCCTGACGGACTTCCTCTCCGTCTACGGCGTCAGGGCGGTCGCCGAGATCGACCTCGGGCTGCCGCGCTGGTCGGAGGACCCGACCCACATCATCGGCGTCCTCGCCAACTACCTGCGGTTGGAGGACCCGGCCCTCGCCCCCGACGCCCTGTTCGCCGGGGGCGCCGCCGAGGCCGCCCTCATGATCAAGACCCTGAGCCGGCGTGCCGGAGGTCTTCGCGGGCGCTTCGTCCGCTTCGCGCTCGGCAGGACCCGGGCGCTGGCGGGTCTGCGCGAGATGCCCAAGTACGCCATGGTGACCGCCCTGGCCGCGATGCGGGCCGAGCTGCTCGCCGTCGGCGTCGAGCTGGCGGCACGCGGGCTGCTGGCCGCCGCCGACGACGTCTTCTTCCTGACCTTCCGCGAGGCCAGGGCGGCCCTCGCCGCGCCCTCCGGGGAGATCTCCGCGTCGGCCACGGCCGGTCACGCGCCCGGCAGCGGACCGGTCCCCTCCCCGACCGGTTCTCCTTCACCGGCTTCCCCGGTTTCCCCGGTTTCCCCGATGAAGGACGGCACTCCCTCGTCCGGCAAGGCCGCGCGGCCCGCCCTGGCGGATCTCGTGGCGCGGCGGCGTGAGGAGGCCGCCCGCGAGCTGCGCCGCAGGCACGTCCCCCGTGTCCTGCTGTCGGACGGCACCGAGCCGGAGGCGGTCGGCGTACGGACGCCGGTGGACGGGGCGCTGACCGGCACCCCGGCCTCGGCGGGCACCGTCACCGGCGTCGCCAGGGTCATCCTCGACCCGGTCGGCGCGCACCTGGAGCCCGGGGAGATCCTGGTCTGCCCCTCCACCGACCCCGGCTGGACGCCGCTGTTCCTCACGGCGGGCGGCCTGGTGATGGAGATGGGCGGCGCGAACTCCCACGGTGCCGTGGTGGCCCGCGAGTACGGGATCCCGGCCGTGGTGGGCGTGAGCGGGGCGACCGAGCACATCGTCACCGGCCAGGAGATCACCGTCGACGGCGCCTCCGGCGTCGTCACCGCCACCTGACCGGGCGCGCGGCTCTCTCACGGCTCTCTCACGGCTCATTCACGGCTCGCTCGTGGTTCACCCGTGGCTCACTCGCGGCTCGCATGGGCGAGACCGCTGCCGGCGGTGTCGCCGGAGCACCTGTCGCACCGCCTCCGAGAGGCCGTCTCCCGGGAGATGCCTCCAAGTCGCCTCGCTCACCTGCTCGGTGGCCGGGGCCAACCCTCCGTGGGCGCGCCAGCCGGCCGTAGGAGCGACTGCACCGTCGCGATGACGACGCGGGAGACCTCCCCGGTCTCCATGCGTCCGGCGCGATTCTCCTCCGCGGCGCCTTTGAGGATGTAGTGCAGGACATTGATCAGCCAGGTGATCGGCAGGTCGACGCGGAACACACCGTCGTTCTGGCCACGGCGGATGAGCTCTCCGACACGTTGCGCGGGGGCGGCGTGCAGCTCACGGATACGTTCGGCAGGAAGGACTTTCTGGGCAGCGGCCAGCAATGCCATGGACTCGGCCACGAGAGACCAACTGGAGTCGAGCAACCGGGACAGGGCCTCTCGTGCGTCGCCGGTGAGGTCGACGGCCGACAGCGCCTCCTCACCGGCGTGCATTGCGTCGACCAGCGCGGCCTCGACGAGTTCCGGCCGCGTGCGGAAGTGGCCGTAGAGCGTCATCCGGCCCACGCCGGCGGCCTTGGCGATGTCGTCGACGCTCGCATTCGGATCACCGCTCAGGCACGTGCGTGCCGCGGAGACGATACGGGCGATGCTGCGTTCGGCGTCCGCGCGCCGACGCGGACCAGCAGCGGCGGTAGGCATGCCACCACCCTAACTCGTACGGGCATGTATGTGTTACCGTGCCGAAACCAGAAGTCGTATATGAACATACGAGTTACCGGCCGGAGGTCCTGGATGACACAGCAGGAGATCAACAAGACACCCCCGCAAAGCAGTTCGCCCCATCCGTTGCGATGGCGCATCCTGGCCTTCCTCGGGGTGGCCCAGCTGATGCTGATCCTCGACATCACCGTCGTGGCCATCGCGCTGCCACACATCGAGACCGACCTGGGCCTGAGCCGCCAGGCGGTGACGTGGACGGTCACCGCCTACACCTTGACGTTCGGCGGCCTGATGCTGCTGGGCGGACGGCTCGCCGACTTGATCGGGGCCAGGCGGGTGGTCCTCGCCGGCTTGGCGATCTTCACGGCGGCGTCATTGGTGACCGGGTTCGCCGACTCCGCCGCCATGCTGCTGGGTGGCCGCGTCGCCCAAGGACTCGGCGCCGCGCTGCTGTCCCCCTCAGCCCTGTCACTGGTGGTGAACCTGTTCGAGGGTGACGAGCGGAACAGGGCACTCGGTGTCTGGTCCGCGCTCGGCGGCGGGGGCGCGGCCCTCGGCGTGCTGCTGGGCGGGCTGCTCACCGCCGGCCCGGGCTGGCCATGGGTCTTCTTCGTCAACGTCCCCATCGGGCTGGTGATCCTCGCCGCTCTGGCCCGGATGCTGCCGAACCGACCCGTGGCCGCGCCCCGGCCCCGGCTCGATGTGCTCGGCGCGCTGCTGGTCACCGCTTCGTCCGGCGCGCTGATCTACGCGATCACCGGCGCCGGAGACCACGGGTGGCTCACCGCCGCGACCGGGGGGCTCGTGCTCGCGGCCGTGATCGGCTACCTGGCGTTCGTGGCCAGGCAGAAGACCGCCAAATCTCCCCTGATGGACCTCACGCTGCTGGTCCGGCGCCCGGTGGCCACCGGCACGTTCCTCATCCTGATGGCGACGGCGCTGCTGATCGCGGTGTTCTTCCTCGGCACCTTCTACTTCCAGCACGCGCAGGGATACGGCGCTTTGCAGACCGGTCTGCTGTTCCTGCCGGTCGCGGTGGCGACGATGCTCGGCGCCAACCTCACCGGCCGGCTCATCGCCCGGGCCGGAGCGCGCCGGCCGGCGGTGGCCGGGCTGCTCGCCACCGCGATCGGCATGGCCGTGCCCGCCCTGTCGTTGCACCCGGTGACCGTGGTGGCGGGCACGGCGGTCGCAGCCGCCGGGACCGGCGCGATGTTCGTCGTCGCCTCCGCGACCGCCCTGGGCCAGGTGGCCCCGCACGAATCCGGCATCGCCTCCGGCATCGTCAGCACCTTCCACGAGTTCGGCGCCTCCATCGGAGCCGCTGCCATCTCCAGCGTCGCAGCGGCGAGCCTCACCGGGGGCACACTGTCCGGGTTCACCAACGGCTTCATCCTCGCCGCGGTCGCCGCAGGCGCCGCGGCCCTGCCGGCCGCCGTCCTGACACCCGGCCGAGCCGGCACCCGCCGATGAGACGCCGCCGAACGCGGGGTGCCGTCCCATAACGGTCCTGGCTGATCAGCCATCGAGGTCATCGTCGTGGACGATACCCGGATCTCCCAGGGATCGCAGCCCTCCAGGAAGCCCAGGCAGGGCGAAGAAGTACCGCCACGACCACCGCGCGCCCACCGGCGCGGTGCGCTCGGCGCCGCCGGGCTTCCTCGCCGGCGGTGGGCATGCTGGGCGGGATGATCGGCCTGGGCGGCGCGGACGCCGGCGGTTTCTCCGCACGCAACACGTGTCGCCGCCTACGCGGATCTACGTGACTTACTGACTTTCGGGCTCTGACCCACTCTCGTGTCGCTTGGCACGAACCGGTCCGGGCTCCGGCGCGGACCTGGCGAACGGTTTGCCAGCGGTCATCCCCAAATGTCATTTACAGACTCGCAAAAACCCCGTAACCCTTGCGGGCGATCATGCGCGATCTGATTCGGGTGTACATGCAAAAACCCCACCAATAGCGGACGTAAGCACCGCTGGGGCATTGCGCTCGAAGGGAAAAACATGCGCTTGCACGCGCAGGCCAGGACACGGACGCTCGCCGGAGCCGTGACCGCCGTAGTCGTCTCCACGATGCTCTTCGCCGGACCCGCCCACGCCGACCCACCCGTATCGGGAACCGGTGAGGACGGCGCCTGGTCGGTCGAGACCGTGGAGAGTGGCTACAAGATCACACTCCAGCTCGCCGAGCCGCTCCCGGTACGGGACGCCATCCCGGAACTCGCCGTCAACGGCACCTCGCTCGGCCCCGCCGTGGAGTCGCCGGACGGCACGACCCTGACGATCACCACGTCCGACCCCAAGGTCTCCTCGGCGGCGTCCGTCGACGTGGCCTGGAACGGGGAGGTCCCCTCGGAGGCCGCCCCCACCGCGAGGATCGCCCCCGAACCGGCGCCTAACCGGCAGAAGAGGCCGGGCACCCCTCCTCTCCCGATCGACCCGGCGGCCCCCGGGCGCTACACCGTCGTCCACGACGAGTACGACCTCGGTGACACCGCCATCACCCTGGCGGGCCTCGGCGGCAGGCAGGCCGAGATCCGCGCGAAGGTGTACCTGCCGAAGGAGGCCACCGGCAGGCTTCCCCTGGTCGTCTTCCAGCACGGCCGCCACTCGGCGTGCTACAACCCCGTCACGCGCCAGACGTCGAACAGCACCTGGCCGTGCCCGGCCGGGCAGCAGCCGATCCTCAGCTTCACCGGGTACGACGGCCCCGCCGACGTGCTCGCCGGCCACGGGTACGCCGTCGTGTCGGTCAGCGCCAACGGCGTCAACGCCGCCGACAACCCGTTCAGCGAGGACCGGGGCGCGCTCGCGCGCGGCGAGGTCGTCATGCGCCACCTCGACCTGCTCGCCGACGCGGCGAAGGGGACGGGCGACGACAAGCTCGTCGAGCTCTTCAAGGACCGTCTCGACATGGACGACATCGGCCTGATGGGTCACTCACGCGGGGGTGAGGGTGTCGTCAAGGCGGCGCTGCTCAACGCCGGGCGTCCCAAGCCGTACGGGATCAGGGCGGTCCTCCCGCTCGCGCCCACCGACTTCGCCCGTGCGACCCTGCCCAACATCCCGATGTCCGTCTTCCTGCCGTACTGCGACGGGGACGTCTCCAACCAGCAGGGCCAGCACTTCTACGACGACTCCCTGTACGCCTTCGAGAAGGACGAGGCGTTCCGCTCCTCGCTCATGATCATGGGAACGAACCACAACTTCTTCAACACCGAGTGGACACCGGGCGTGGCCGTCGCGCCGGCGTCCGACGACTGGAGCAACCGGAACGACCCGGTGTGCGGCAGCACCGCCGCCCCCGGCCGGCTGACCCCGGCCGAGCAGTACGCGGTGGGCACGGCGTACATCGCCGGGTTCTTCCGTCTCGTCCAGGGCGGGGAGCACGAGCTGCTCCCGCTGTTCGACGGCAGCGGCGCGGTTCCGGCGTCCGCCGGGCGCGCGGTCGTCCACACGGTCGCGCAGGCCGAGGCCGACAAGCGCCTCGACGTGGCTCCCTTCACGTCGCCGTCGTCGTCCTTCACGGTCTCGGGGGCGGCGACCGGCGTGATCTGCGCCGGCATGCTGGACCGCTCGCCGCAGAGCGGCGTGCCCACCTGCGCCACCAGGCTGACCACGTCGCAGGCGCCGTCCTGGACACCCGCGACGTACGCCGGGAACGTCACCGCCACGCCGGTCCTGCGGTTCGCCTGGACCGACACCACCGGCGAGGTGAGCGTCCCGCTGCCCGAGGGGTCGCGGAACGTCAACGGCTACGACGCGCTGACCTTCCGCGCCGCCCTCGACGAGAGCGCCACGGGGAACGTCGACCTGGCGGTCACCGTCGTCGACGGTCGCGGCACGACCGGCACCGTGCTGGTCTCCGGCGTGAGTGACGCCCTCACACCGTTCCCCGGCACGACCTCGCCGCTCCCCAAGACGTGGCTGCGGACGGTGCGCGTCCCGATGTCGTCCCTCGACGAGGTTGACCTGCGTGACGTACGGGAGGTCCGCGTCACCGGCGCGAGCCCGACCGGCGGCGTGTACCTGGGCGACCTCGCGTTCTCCGACGTCCGCGTGGGCAAGGCCGAGCTGGACGAGCTGCCGCAGGTCTCGCTCCAGGGTCTCACCGTCCCCGAGGGCGACGGCCCCGGCGCCGC
This region of Streptosporangium sp. NBC_01495 genomic DNA includes:
- a CDS encoding MFS transporter, with the translated sequence MTQQEINKTPPQSSSPHPLRWRILAFLGVAQLMLILDITVVAIALPHIETDLGLSRQAVTWTVTAYTLTFGGLMLLGGRLADLIGARRVVLAGLAIFTAASLVTGFADSAAMLLGGRVAQGLGAALLSPSALSLVVNLFEGDERNRALGVWSALGGGGAALGVLLGGLLTAGPGWPWVFFVNVPIGLVILAALARMLPNRPVAAPRPRLDVLGALLVTASSGALIYAITGAGDHGWLTAATGGLVLAAVIGYLAFVARQKTAKSPLMDLTLLVRRPVATGTFLILMATALLIAVFFLGTFYFQHAQGYGALQTGLLFLPVAVATMLGANLTGRLIARAGARRPAVAGLLATAIGMAVPALSLHPVTVVAGTAVAAAGTGAMFVVASATALGQVAPHESGIASGIVSTFHEFGASIGAAAISSVAAASLTGGTLSGFTNGFILAAVAAGAAALPAAVLTPGRAGTRR